CAAGATGTTTTAATTACTGTTACCTATGCAATGGTCTGCACCTTCTGCCCTCTTGTTGAACCATAATTGCAAACAGGCCATGGCAAAATTTCTACAAAGTCGGAACATGGGGTATATACTGCAAAGTTGAAACTTCTCATCATTGTAATTCAGCTTGCCATCAGTAGAATCTAACCGTCGGATTGCAAGTGTTATTATATGAACTGGGACGTTCGATGATCTTTCTCTCCTGCTAAGTCTCAATTTCTTGAACTATGTGAAACTCttgttgataattttaCTTATCTTGTAATTTTACAATTCTCTTTTTTACAGTACAGAGAGAGGTATCTTTTGTATTCGATAGTTTTAAAAAACATTGGATTATATTTGAAGTGTAATATTGTTATAGCATTTAAAACATTGTTGTATTTAAAGCTTGTTTTGTGATATTCGTCTTTTGGCTTTTCACTTGTTTATAAGAACCAACCAGTCCATCTCAGATAATAGCAATTCATCATGTCCACTGCTGCTACCAATGCTAAGAAAAGAACTTTCAAGACCTACTCCTACAAAGGTGTTGATTTAGAAAAGATGTTGGAAATGCCAACTGAagaattcatcaaattgGCTCCAGCTAGAGTTAGAAGAAGATACGCTAGAGGTTTATCTACCAAGCCAGCCGGTTTAATGAAGAAGTTGAGAGCTGCTAAATTAGCTGCTGTCGAAAACGAAAAGCCTCCTGTTGTTAGAACCCACTTAAGAAACATGATCATTGTTCCAGAAATGATTGGTTCCGTCGTTGGTGTTTACAACGGTAAGGTTTTCAACCAAGTTGAAATCAGACCAGAAATGGTTGGTCACTACTTAGGTGAATTCTCCATCACCTACACTCCAGTTAGACACGGTAGAGCTGGTGCCACCACCTCTCGTTTCATCCCATTGAAATAAGCATAATACATTAATAatctaatatattaatacaAGAGGAATATCTTTACAAAGAAActataaaaacaataataactaACCATTATTGGTGGTAGGtttattcaaatgatacttgctattttaatattatagGAACTATTACAGATAAATCATCCAATTTTcacaatatatttgtatgGTGTTACctcttttttttataatatactATACTCTGTACTCTGTTTATCTCATTTTaacaagaaataaaaaattcaaatttattaccaAATATTTAAGCAACTTAGATATTGATAGATCGTGTCTTTAAAACAGTAGATCATAGCCCTCTCCAGTCACGTATGTAAATAGCATATAAAGTGACAGTATATAAAGTGACAGCAAATAATCGATTTTCTCATTGACAACTACAAAATGAATTGTTGCAACTCTAAGTTTGTTTAATTGATTCTTTTCTTCACTTCTGGCCGTTACCCAAGGCTCCTCTTGAAAAATATCcattaaagataaaagCAAAGTAAGATATCAGTAAGTTTATATACTTGATATGCTCTATTTGATGCATCTAACCTTCTTATCCCATAGCTAAAGGCCTTTCCGCATAGTAACAACTTATCTGTTTGTACGAAGcctttgaaaaattttaataaagcttatctcatctcatctcatcttATGTCTCATCGCATTTTAGCATatggta
The Tetrapisispora phaffii CBS 4417 chromosome 8, complete genome DNA segment above includes these coding regions:
- the RPS15 gene encoding 40S ribosomal protein uS19 (similar to Saccharomyces cerevisiae RPS15 (YOL040C); ancestral locus Anc_7.95) — translated: MSTAATNAKKRTFKTYSYKGVDLEKMLEMPTEEFIKLAPARVRRRYARGLSTKPAGLMKKLRAAKLAAVENEKPPVVRTHLRNMIIVPEMIGSVVGVYNGKVFNQVEIRPEMVGHYLGEFSITYTPVRHGRAGATTSRFIPLK